Part of the Amblyraja radiata isolate CabotCenter1 chromosome 34, sAmbRad1.1.pri, whole genome shotgun sequence genome, TCAGTTTTTGCACATATAAAATTAAACTTGCAGCCCTGCGCAACTGATCTGATATTAACCCTATAGGATGTAGAAATCTCTTCATGTTTGTGTAGCTTTGTGATCTGAAATCTTGGGCAAAGTCATGCCGTAATGGCACACAATTAACTTCGAGAAAAGATCTATTATGATCATATCATAGAGGAATGCGTAAATGGGGAAAAATATAAGCAGAGGATTAGATCACATTTGAAGTTAATGCAGTACTAGCTGACAGTTGATACTGGCACCAAGATATTATTCTGACAGTTTGCACCTGATCAGTCTTGTACAATAATAGCAAGAACCCTTGAATGATTGTGTAGGaacggtctgaagatgggtctcgacccaaaacgtcacccattccttctctacagatactacctgtcccactgaggtaatctagcattttgtgtctacccttgaaTGATTGTCAGACTCCaagaccatggaaacaggcccttcggtccactgagtctgtgctaacCATCAACCACCCTTTTAACAGATCTTCTACAGTATTatcccatttttattctttgcATACTCTCATTCAGTTTCCACCATTCACTtatacatgaggggcaatttagtggccaattaaccttcatatCTTTGAGATGAAACTCATGCGATCACAGAGAATGTGCCAAATTTCATACAAATagtacccgagatcaggattgaattcTGGTGCTGTGAAACAGGCTAGGTGGTCTGCAAACTGTCAGATTCCAATCCTGTAGATTTTAGGGTTCAGCACAACTGCTAATGTGAAAGAAAGCTGTTAAGATCGAGGCGCAATGTAATCTGTCAAGTGCAAGTTCTAGAGGATTTCTGGAAGTAATGTCAAGAAACTGAAcaatctgatttttttaaattctgacagTAAACAAGGAAACAAGcatttttaacttgtattttaaacattttacagAGCACAAATTAAAGACCATCAACTGCACAGGAGATTATTGGGTGAAGTACAAAAGGCAATTTTGaataaacaaaatacattttattttaaattccatGGAATTTAAAACTCTGTAGGAATGACAAACATAAAATAGTTTTAAGGGTCAGTTGGTTGAGCAGTTTTGTTGTAGGTGATTGAAAACTCATGACAATAAAATGTGGCATTTTCATACTTTATTCTACAGCAGAATTAGGATGGTCCTAAAATGATTAAAGTTTTTGTTTTACAGTGAAGATTGCAAAGCAGCACTAATGGAGGAGTATGGCATtactgggtctcatcagtgaactGCACAGAAGAAAACCCCAGCAATCTCAGGCCTCCTTACTCCATTTTAACTGAGTGCCAATGGAATAGAAATGCCCAAGAAGGCAAAACTGCCATGTCGGGCAATGTCATGTACATATTGACATTGGTTAAAATATTTATCCAGGGTGTCTTGCCCTAAATATTTCTTGTTCCATATCTTTATTCCATAATAGATGATAATACTTTTTGCTTGAAAATTGTTAATCCTATCATTACCACTGCTTTGACATTCACTGGCCAAGTCTGCATTTATTAATTCCTCAATATTTCAGTGACAATATTTGCAAAGACATTGGTTGTCTTCCGGTACAATCATTCACCCCACTCCAATGTTGCAAATGTGCTTTGGTAATGCTGTGCcaacatttttttaattcaacATATTCTGCAACTAGTCAGTTTTAACATGTtgctttacattaaaaaaaagtacaCATTGTAATGCAACTATAATTTTGCATTAGAGCAGTCTACATGAGATCCAGGTCTGGTTACTGAAAATCACATTTCGTTTTGAATCTTAAGGATTTTAACTTGGTCACGTTGCTTGACATTTTGTGTCAAGGTATATCACAAATATCTTTGTTAATCATTTTTAACTATACTATTGTATTCAGTATAACTCCTTGGTTTTATAATCACTCAGCAAAGGAATTTAAAATTCCCAAGTAGTTTAAGTTTTGGTACAGCAATATTACATTTTTGAATGAAATTCTGGAGAGTTGCAAAATGCTTTAGAGTTCTTCAGAAACAAATGTATTATTTGGCAAGGTTTTTTTCTTATGCTGAGGTTGCCACCAATCTGATTCAAGACAAGCTGAATATGGAGCATTGATCACGAGAGCAGGAGTCCAAATCAATGCCTCCCAGCTTTCCCCAAGCACAGTTGACATTAAAATTTACCTGAAACTATGTATCGAATGATTTCTTGCAAGGATGTAATGATTTGAGCTGGGCATCAGAAATAGATGTGAAGGCTGAGCTACATCTCACTTTGTAACCAGCCAATTTCATATTCATCCCTTTAGTCATCTGGAAAATGTTTAATTAGCCCAACATTTTGCAGTCAAATGCCCACAACTGTACTTGATTCCCATCTGAAATAATCCAGTATTGTTAGGCCCTGTCAGTTAGTAGCTTTATCTGCTCTGCATCCAGACTGGCAATTGGATAATGGTAGGTTAACACCAGAGACCTACCTCAATCATCTAAACTCAAATCTGACTTCCACAGAATATTCAGGTGAATCCTTAAATTGTGCCTCCCCCCCTCCTACTCGGTTCCAGAATTACAGGTTATTTGTGCCAGTTATCTTGAGACTGTCTACTCCTCCCAAAGCCAAGTCCTGCTCTAACTATACACAAAAATCTCCCCCAACCCATTTGattagagatgggggggagaccAAGGATCAACCTTAGAGGGAATCTTTGAATTAATCTTTTTAGTTTCACACAGAAATAATGTTTTCTTGCTAGGGCCAAATAAGTGATCCATGAAAGATCAAAGTTGTAGTTAAATGCGTCAGCTGCTGAGATTGAGGGCAGTATTCTCTTATTCATGGCTAAACTCAAGGATCATCAGTGGGTAGCAATCAGACTGAATGGGGCAAAGCCAACTAATTCCTCATGTTCTGACTGCTGTCTTCAGGACAAATGTCAGCCTTGTGAAGGTAAAAATGATTCATTCGGTCAAATTTGCAACAATGACTGACTGGCACAAACAGTCTACAAGAACCAATTCTACCCCAATTCAGAAGATGAACAGTCGAAGGCCGAGACGTTATTAAAATATAAAGGTAAAGGGATGTGTTCTACAATGTGTTCTATGGCTACAATTCCAACCCCCTCCCTGCACAGCCATGAGGAACCACTACTACCCGGTCGGGACAATGTGCTTGTTTATTTATAGATCATCCACAAAATAAACCAGAAGAGAAAAATGGAAAATCTGAAATTAGGACTGTTTTCTGCAGCCATCGGTACATTCAATTATTCAACCATTCGACAATTTAGGCAAGGAGGAGAAATTAGAACATAGGGTGTCTGTGACTTTCAGGAATGCTGTCACTCAAGATTGTTTGACCTCTAACATCAGACAGTTTAAGTCAGCTCCTGGTAATGGCAAATACCAGCTCAAATTAATTATTTGAAGCATGAAGGGCTGTACTTGCACTACTAGTTCAACAGAAAAGTTCAACATACTGCATTTGAAATTAAAACCCCATCTGATGAGATGAAACAAAATGTGTAACCTGCTACAACGTTACTCTGCAATATAGGGCATGGCCAGCAGTTTGGTTTAAAGGGGTTTATTGTTCAAAATGTACAAAAACATTCACCAGTACAAAATAAGACCAAAACAAAACCTGAATTTCTGCCCCCTTTTGATTCAGTAACTCATTGATAGTGCATCGTAAAATTGATACAGAAATGGTATGGCAGATTGTTAATCTTCTTAAAAAGTGACTATACCACCACCAAATCTCTAACCCAACCCCTGGTTCCAATTACTCCTTGCATAACAACGCCAACATCTGAGCTGCTTCCAATCATTTACAGGTCTTCCCGGTCCTTCTTCTTGGCTTTCTTTTCTTCTTCAACTGCAGTCAGAGGATGCGTGCATTCCTTCTTCAAGTAGCTCATGAAGTCATTAATTTCACGGCCTCCCTGTATGGAGAACACATTTGTTGATGCGTCATAGATTCGCGTTTTAAACCAGTCTTTTACATTGCTTAAAATTCCTTCAACGGTCTAGAGTTTAAAGCAGACATCTGCTCTTTCCAAATCTCACTTTGTCCTTAAAATGAACTAAGTATCTCAACCATGCACGGAAAATATGAATGCTGAAGTCTTGTAAACAAAAGTTAACAATGAAAATGCTGTTGCCACAGATAAATGATCTCATTAACATCTTTCTTTTGCACTAGTATCACTGTTACTAATTCATCCATtcttaaaataaattatattgcATTAACAGACCTGTTAagttgcaagcaagaatttcatggttccattgtcgatacatgtgacaagtaAATACTCTTAACTAAAAATCAGGATACACAATAGAATGGATTTTCTAACTGAAGAAATCTCCTAGATGGAAGAAACATGCAGAAAAGAGATGATCAAGAAAAGTAGCCAAACATACCTCGTATTTCTTTGGACTCTTCTTTTTACCCATTGGTGCAAAATAAAGTGTGGGGAACCTAAATATTAAAAaagtttaatatttttaaaaagttaatttAATAGAAGTAGCTCCAAAAAGAAACTGCCAATTAAATGTCAAGACACTATTTTGTACACACTGAACAAAAATGGTCTCAATATAACACAATGCAGTAAAATATTGACCAAACATTCATTCTACCCAGTTCCAATAAAATAAAATCTGCCATGAACACAGGAACATACCCTTGAACTTGATACGGTGAAGGCACATCATTGGTTGTAGCATCCATTTTGGCGATGACAATATTGGAATCACTGCTCACCTGATTAAATAGAGAATATAATAAGACATTGAAAAAATACCATAAGGACCACCTTCACAATtagacaggacaaaagaacagatTCTAACCTTATCTGCAAGTTCCTTATACTTGGGTTCAAGGCTCTTGCAATGACCACACCAGGGTGCATAAAACTCAATCAAGACATCCTTTGTTTCATCATTTACAATGTCGTCAAAGTTCTCAGCTACCACAATCTGTTAAAAGAGGAACATTAACAGATTTATTTTGAGCATCTGCAGGAATGAACAATAAAACAACATTAAACTGAGCTAAGTAAATAAAAAGCTAGCATGGATGAATGGTGCTCGGATCTTAAAAGTCCTCTTTATTCATTAACGTTCCGAGAAGCAAGCCCGCTACAGATATATCTTATCGGGCTTTCAGGGCTCCAGATCAACTACCATGTGGCTCTCTCTACCTGctgcaggaggctaaggggtgatcttataaaagtatataaaatcacaTGGGGAAGTAAAAAGGGTGAatgtagtcttttacccagagttggggaaacaagaacctgaggacagaggtttaagggaaaaggggaaagatttaataggaagcagaGGCGTGACCTTTACACTTAGAAGGCGTGTGggactggaatgagctgccagaggaggtagttgaggcaagtacaacatttaaaagacacttggatgagttcatggataggaaaggtttagaaggatatgggccaaatgggacttgctcaggtagggcatcttggtcagcacacatgcagcatggaaacaggttctatgACTAAGAGATGAATACACCAGCTCCAGAGAAAGTAGGTTGGATTTATACATACTGGCTTCACATGCCACACCCACATTCTTTAAATGAATTGCAAACTAGACTGCCTGTCTTCTATAATCATTCAACAACTATATTCTTCTTGCTTCACCCAGCCACCAGATTGCAATTGGCTATATCTGTGGAAACAAAAGCCACCAATTCTATTCTCTCAGGAACCGTCTTTGTATCTAAAGAAACAAAGCAGCTTAAATGTATTCCAGCAGCTAGTTCTCCTAGAAGGGTTAAAGATATGAAAAACAATATTCAGACATTTGTGTAATCTGCAGTAATGGATAATATAATTTTAGTGCTTAGAATTTTTATATAATTTTAGATTTACAATGCCTACTATACACGGCACAAATTAGTCTTCATGTAAATAATGAGTATGAATAATTCAAGAAACCAACCTTCACAGGACCATCATTGGTCTCTGGAATTGGCTCTGACTTTAGGTAACGCTTCAGTTTACCACCAAAGTAATCCTCCAGAAAACGCTCCAGCACTTTACCGTCACGCCTGGGGAATAAAAAACACTTCTCTAAAGATGATCTACTTACAAAATTACAGCTTTACTAATTTAAGGATGTCCACAGTGAAGCACTGCACAAACTAGTCAAGAGCCATGATTATAATTTGGGTCTCAGATACTTGACAAGCAATAAATCAGCAATCACAAAAACACGAGCGATTAATTTACCTGTAATGTACCAGCAATGTACTTTCAAAAAAGTTCCAATGCAGTTTAAAACACTATTACCGTAATTCATATTACAGAAAATTACATTATATCCATTTATTCTCAGGTTGGAAGACAAGAGAAGTAGCTGCAAATGTTGGCAACACTTTCAGTTGCAGTACATGCAGTAACATCATGTAAACTAACTAGAATTGTGTGCAGATCTACAAGTCACATGAGAACGAAGAAGCAAATCTCATCCAGAGGGTAGAGTCCTACTGTGTTAAAGGTTAACACCCAAACAGAGCACTTGCCAGAGCCAGAGGCATGCTTCTCTTCCCAGAGAAGAGCCATCTTAAACCTGTACATCAATGATAGTTTGTACCCACACTAACATTACCAGAGTCCAATATCATCTGGTCCCTCTCCTTTAATTGTCTGAGCAAACCTAATCCATCTCATTAACTTCCCAGCACCATTtggtccctccctccacccccccccctccacaattcACCCTCTTTATCACCACAATGCATCGGGCTTGATACAACAATCCTGCAGGAATGCTCTAGTTCAGACTACCAGGCAGGCCTCCCGCATCCTGGTGGTGAACGGCCTAGGTTTCTACTGATGTTCCTTCAGCGCGATTACATGGGCAGCTCAAGTACTTTATTTGAACAATTCATCACTTAAATTTTTGATAAAGTCTAACTTTGGATTAACTTCATAAATTTATATACTAAACCTATATAATAAGTTTCACAGAGCTGATAAAGAAAACCAAACTTGATTCCAAAATACActtaaaaccaaagatcttatagcggagcaagaggggttactctcacgcaaacgtgtagtacgctcatgggcggattcatgggtgattatatgacccattttagcaaccagcccccgccatcttgcttccggtcaaagatcggatctttgtttccgcagcggggagagggagtgtggggcccggggagagggagtgtacggcccggggagaaggagtgcgcggcccagggagagggagtgtgcggcccgaggcagcgggagagggagtgcgcggcccggggcagcgggagagggagtgcggggcccggggatgaggcctagtgtgtgtgaagttgcggggaggtttacaatgtttcttatttaatgtcccttgtcatgTCTGAAAtatagttcatcattggatcagaagaaatataattgtgtgtgttatatgattatatacatttatatcacattcatgtatgtgtgtttataaacattttattctttaacaagaattaacagaattatgaactaacagaattatgaatctaaccctatatcacgcacaaaaacttcccccgcaatgtcaattaccctgcgagtcgggtcggttccggttactacaaaatcaactcaaacactgcttgtgagccatttaaaaataaatggtttaaaatatattaaaaaagacaattaccagagtcaaattttattcttgacaagaagtatgaactgacagaatgatgaatctaaccctatatcacacacacaaactgttcattgattacactgcgagtcgggtcgggtcaggtaggctccggttactaaaatggacggggaaaaatgcccaggatcccctccgtagcgtactacacgtcagcccattgtatttagcaggagtagcctatcttgctccgctataagatctttgcttaaaACTGGTGACATTTCATGACCAAGACAAATGGCCAAAGCTAAAAAGGCTAACATTCACATCCAATTTACGATACTTACGAGAACTCCTCTTGCATCACATATTTTTCATCTTTAGCTGTTTTGACAGCAACAACAGGAATTTCACCATTGATAGAATCCAAACCAAATTCTGAAAGCTCATGGCCGAAGGATTTATGACTGGCAACAGCAAAATGCAGCTTCTCACCAGCCTCCAGGAACTTCTGAGCAACTTTCATCACTCTGTACAATTAGAATAGACAGAAGCATGAATTTAAATAGCAGAAATCAGGTGAAGAGTTAGAATAACATTGTACaagaacatttaaaacaaaaaactgGAACTTATATTTTTGAATGTTACTTCTCCCAAGAGGACGTAGTTTTAGGTCAAGGTGAGGaaaataaactttttcaccccagagggtgattggaatctggaatgcactgcctgactGGGCAGCAGAGTTGGGTAGTCTCATAAGTATCataagggtagttaatctgtggaactcatggcTATGGAGGATAAGTCGGTGGATATCTTTAGATTATTTTATGATCAGAACGGGTGTCcctggttatggggtgaaggcaggaaaatgggattagaaggcagagatcagccatgatagattaggccattcggcctatcaagtctactccgccattcactcatggctaatctatctgttcctctcaatccctttctcctgccttctctccataaaggggctgtcccactgcggtgacctaatccgcgagttcagaagagtgtcttcgaccttcaagctcgagggcactcgtctggaaaacctcgagctggatcgaccgtcagcgatgaaaccgcaagTTGGATCGACCGAccatacacaaacacatcgcaagggCGGggacagggaaagtgggggagcgctgtctgaaattcacaccctcgatgaagaggaaggtaaaagaagctgtggcggcgcgcggctgcgacccgacttcggagcttcggaggctctggctgcaggcccggtggacagtgacatcgggagctcgcgagtCCCTGGTGGcaaaccgcttttcggagctcccgcaacggcaacttctcctgcccgaatCGCGGGGTGGAAAacaacccggagcggggccttacctcGTCCAgcacggctttaacggccgcgggacttgccatcgcccgccagtggctttaacatcgggagaagaatggaaaacaggggagagaaaatgactttgccttccatcatagtgaggaggagtttcactgtgatggatgtttgtgtaaattgtgttaattgtgtgtcttggttttttttcttgttgtatgactgcagaaaccaaattccgtttgaacttcatttgaggttcaaatgacaataaacggtattgaattgtattgtattgtaagggtACAAACCCTGATTGGATAGTACAATAAAATGTCTAAAACTAGATATTGTAAGTATTAAACATGCTACAGTTCAAATACAAAGACAGAGAACAGTTGAATGTTTGAAGCAGTCAACAAGTACCTATTTCTCCAGTAGTTGGAACCCTTTGGATTCTTTTCATAATCCACATCATAGTATGCTACCAGCAGGTCCTTTCCCTTAAATTGGTCCTTATTATCTTCAGTCATATAGGGGCAGATACCAAAGCTGCAATTAAAAATTAAAGTATGGAATATGAATGCAATACCCATCAAAAAATGAATTAGGTAATCCAAAGCGGAAGTTATAATAGACATAAAATATTTTGGTCAAAGTCAGTTAAATGCAATCTACTATTGTTTGTGCAATAGATGATGATACCATTCGGTAGAATTTTAATTAAAACTGACGGTGTTCTAAATCAACAGCCCAACAGTGCCCAACAGTGTAAATCCCCGCGGTGCATCAGAACAGGATCTTTTTCAGTATAATACCCAGGATCAAATGGCAATTTCCATTTCTTCCTTAATTATTTCTACAACCATGCCAGGATACATCAACAAAGAAAGAGCACCTGCATACATATTACCGGTGTTAAAATCATTTACGTCGTGTCAAAATATTGGATTTAGTACAGATTTATTACCAAGTGTGCAAACAAGGAAAACAAGAGCCGTAGAATGGGTGATAAGAATGTCTGTTTGAAAGGGATGGGTATAAGCCAAATAACTGCTGATCAGTTTATCACTGCAATAAATAACAGCATATTTAGAGGCTATGTACAATGAAGTAGTAATAAGTTTACAAAAGAAAGGTACACTTGAAAAAGGTTCTGGGTTTCTCATATTTTTACATCTATGTGGCACAACAGATTTGAGAATCAAAAGCTTGGACAAAAATATAAAAAAGTGGCCGCATGCAAAAAAAAAGGATACCTCAAAACATTAGGAATCCATGGGACCATTTCTGATTATTGCTGGCATCAGCAGGTGAAACAAAATAGAAAATGCCCATTTTTTTAATACAATACATTGCCATGAAAATACAGAGATAGTAATCACAAGCTCCTGCTGCTAATTTCCCCCTTTCAACACCAGTTCTGAAGCCCCTTAGTGTAACCATAA contains:
- the pdia3 gene encoding protein disulfide-isomerase A3 translates to MIRLLLLVCSIAGAALASDVVELTDDDFEDQIDDHDLALVEFFAPWCGHCKRLAPEYESAATKLKGKVPLIKVDCTANTNTCTKYGVSGYPTLKIFRDGEDSGSYDGPRTADGIVSHLKKQAGPSSIEVKTPEELGSFINNADASVIGFFEDPASTPQADFLKAASAMRENYRFAHTNNEELIKKYEIKNEGIILFRPQRLANKFESSNVQYTEAKFSNTKIKTFVQDNIFGICPYMTEDNKDQFKGKDLLVAYYDVDYEKNPKGSNYWRNRVMKVAQKFLEAGEKLHFAVASHKSFGHELSEFGLDSINGEIPVVAVKTAKDEKYVMQEEFSRDGKVLERFLEDYFGGKLKRYLKSEPIPETNDGPVKIVVAENFDDIVNDETKDVLIEFYAPWCGHCKSLEPKYKELADKVSSDSNIVIAKMDATTNDVPSPYQVQGFPTLYFAPMGKKKSPKKYEGGREINDFMSYLKKECTHPLTAVEEEKKAKKKDREDL